gacagggtCGGGATGGCGGTGACAGAGCCCCCGGAGCGCGGGCAgtgccccctgtccctccctgacGGCCGCGGTGTCCCCAGGTCCAGCAGCGCCGGCAGGAACTGGAACAAGTGCTCGGGATCCGCCTGACCTAAGGCTGCCCGAGCCGGACGGTACCGACTGGAAGCCACAGCACTTGCACAAACCCCATGTGCCTGGAGGGATGGGTGGGAGCCCCCCGGGGCTCCCCCGGGCCGAGCACAGCGGAGTCCCCGCTCCCCCCAGGCCCCCGCAGCGCCTCCTCCGCTTTGCATCGCGCCCCTCCCCGCGGgttccccaaacccccctggagCCGGGAAGCGCTGCCCGAGCCCAtgggaggagctgccagccccacccGAGCCCCGCCCTGCCCCTCTTCTACCAAAGTTCGTCATTCCAAACGCCAGCTCTCCCCGACGTTTTGCACTATTTTTGTGAACAGgttttatataaaaagaaaaaaaaaacacgaaaaaagaaaaaaaaaaaggcagcgtTTTGTACAGTGGGTTTGTATTTGATTAATTAATATATTGAGTTCCTCTTCCTgcactgggctctgcaggggctcagggaggctcccagggctgctctggggctacGGAGCCACGGCCTGGGGCTCATTTTGTGACAATCAGTTTATTCCTTCCCCCCTTCCCACTGTTTTACATAATTCCATAATTAACCACTTGACTTGACGAGGTTTGGGGGCAGAgaggctggctctgccccaggagcctgtgggggcacaggggcaccaAGAACTGGAGAtactggggaggagggaggggaccAGGGGGGcagtgccaccactgccaccccACGGAAGTGCCTTTGCCCCCCTGCAGGCTCCGGGTGGGGGGGCGTTTACAGATTCCTAGGGTTGGGCTCAGGggttcctgctctgcctcttgtGTAACCAGTTTTTGTCTATTTTGGATCTTTTCTAATAAAAGCAGttagcagcagctctgaggggtgtgtgctgtgtcctgcagcccccACCCCATACCCAAATCAGTCCCCAACTCAGCACCCAGGcctggccacagcagctctttATTGACAGcacagaaggagcagctccagcctcaccATTACTTCCACAGCTTCTTGATAGACATGTTTTTCTCACTGTCCTTCTGCATCACCTGGAGGAGGGAACAGGGGTGGGTCCAACATTCAGTGCCCAAATTGGGTGTTAAttaccccaaaaaacaccccaacagccctgcacagggagggCTCAGCAGCCTCTCCCATGTCACTCCCGTGGTGACAACCCCCTTGTCTGTGCTGGCAAACACCACCCAGGACACTTTGtgcccccagtgtcacctctcCCCTAGCACCCACCTTGGCCACAGCCATCTCGAAGTCCTCCTGTGTGACGTGCACTCTCCTCTCCCTCAGTGCATACATCCCTGCCTCTGTGCACACACCCTGAGGGGACAGGAGAGGAGCATCAGCCAGTGCCCCCCACGGCAGCCCCCGTGgcagccccgtgtccccagagGCCCCAGCTCACCTTCACCTCAGCCCCCGAGGCCCCGGGCATCAGCTCCGCGATTTTCCGCAGGTTGATGCCCCGGGTCAGGTTCATCTTCCGCGAGTGGATCTTGAGGATGTCCAGGCgggcctggagcaggggcacagggagggttgGAGCCCGGGAATGGCTCCCAGGGAGAGGttgggggcagcagggacagcagggggtGGCTCTGGTACCTCCTCATTGGGAGGGGGGAATTCGATTTTCCTGTCGATGCGGCCGGGGCGCAGCAGGGCCGAGTCCAGGATGTCGATCCTGTTGGTGGCCATGATCAcctgcacaggggacaggggcacagctgTCACCACCCTGtgcactgcagggctggcaggaccccaggcagggccagcccctcTACCTTGATGTTCTTGGTGGCCTCGAAGCCGTCGAGCTGGTTGAGGAGCTCGAGCATGGTGCGCTGCACCTCGCTGTCGCCGCCGGAGCCGCCCTCCAGGCGGGAGGAGCCGATGGAGTCGATCTCGTCCATGAAGATGATGGAGGGCGCGTGCTCCCGCGCCATCACAAACAGCTCCCGCACCATGCGGGCCCCTGCGGGCAcggggctcagcctggcacagcctggcacggAGCCCAcgcagccccaggagccccagagccaccccagtactgttgtagtgtgtttttatactctgtaatactttgaagtagttttggttttgtatctccatattttcccaaatggtttatcccagactgtacccccctccctttacctgtgttatccctctccctgGATGAgaccatccccaaacccccaccctggctctctgtcaatcactcagcatcccatcccctccatctaGAAGCTTCGGTCCAGGTCCTCAAGTGATTGGCCAGAGGCCAGGGGCCAGCCTATAGGCTAACCTATatttaaataggaaaattaaggctgtcctaaatgtctatcccccagtacccatcccttagggtcactcattggttggtaaaatgttatctactttgggtttccacctccctttaaatgtaaccttggcacatctcccagggctctcagcaggagccccctgaggtgcaggagctccccagagcccctgaaTAAagccttggattaacccctgctaagaatcagccctttatcatctaccaatgtctctggtgtctcttctgctgcaaaggtgaccagcccaggtgccctcagtacccttggGGCACGGGAGAGTGTCTCCCCCTTGTCTGCCAACTCAAGACTGGCCGAGGGTCCCTGAGAGGCTCACAGATGGACACAGACACAGTACCTGCCCTGACAGGCTCACAGAGGGACACAGACACGGTACCTGCCCTGACAGACTCACAGGGGGACACAGACACGGTACCTGCCCtgacagggacacagacatGGTACCTGCCCTGACAGACTCACAGGGGGACACAGACACGGTACCTGCCCtgacagggacacagacacGGTACCTTCCCCGATGAACTTCTGCACCAGCTCGGAGCCCGAGACGCGGATGAAGGTGCAGTCGGTGTGGTGGGCCACGGCCCGCGCCAGCAGCGTCTTCCCCGTGCCGGGGGGGCCGTAGAGCAGCACCCCCTGCAACAGCCACAGGGCCCCTCAGAGCCTGCccggggcacagcccagcccagggccccCCAGAGCAGAACTTGCCTTGGGCTGGGCAATGCC
The DNA window shown above is from Molothrus aeneus isolate 106 chromosome 28, BPBGC_Maene_1.0, whole genome shotgun sequence and carries:
- the PSMC5 gene encoding 26S proteasome regulatory subunit 8; its protein translation is MPAEKMALDGPEQMEMDDGKGGSGLRQYYLSKIEELQLIVNEKSQNLRRLQAQRNELNAKVRLLREELQLLQEQGSYVGEVVRAMDKKKVLVKVHPEGKFVVDVDKNIDINDVTPNCRVALRNDSYTLHKILPNKVDPLVSLMMVEKVPDSTYEMIGGLDKQIKEIKEVIELPVKHPELFEALGIAQPKGVLLYGPPGTGKTLLARAVAHHTDCTFIRVSGSELVQKFIGEGARMVRELFVMAREHAPSIIFMDEIDSIGSSRLEGGSGGDSEVQRTMLELLNQLDGFEATKNIKVIMATNRIDILDSALLRPGRIDRKIEFPPPNEEARLDILKIHSRKMNLTRGINLRKIAELMPGASGAEVKGVCTEAGMYALRERRVHVTQEDFEMAVAKVMQKDSEKNMSIKKLWK